The nucleotide sequence GTCAGGTAATAATGGGATGGGATGAGTCTGGCATGCTTTGTAGTGATTACCATAAGCTGATTTTTATTATTGGGTGGAGTTTGAGTTCTGAAGTATAATTTGTAGAATTGAGACGTCCTTACAACATGCTTTTCTATCAGGGAACAGTTTGCATTCCCACCCCTTTTCCCTTTCTAAGCCTTTCTTATGTTGattgtttcttgcatcatgatgCCAAGGAACTAAGAATCTAAGATGTTGATTGTCTTTGGCATGGTTATCTAGTGAAAGTCCATTTTGTGGAACTTTTCTTAGACTTGGCCATTTTTTGCTGTCTTTAGCCGTTTGCCTTTTTGTAATACAACTAGTGTGTAGATTATCAGGAGCAGTTTGTCCTCCTTAGATTCCACTTATGggattacactagatatgttgttgtaaTTAGTGTTTTCCTTATTCATAAAAGGTTTTATTTCTTTGATATTTCGTTATAGTTGTTTACTTATTCTTATTCCTTAGGCTATTTGACACTGCTTACTTATCATTATTTCTCGAAACTAGTTTGCTTATTGCGGTAGCGTAGGGTTACTTTCCTGATATTTTGACAAGTTATGATCCCCTGACTAGTTGCTCCTCTTTACTGTATGCTATGAAACATTATCAGAAGAAGTTCCATTTTGTACCTTTTACTCCGCTCTTTTGTCAAACATTATCGGAAGAAGCTCTAGAAgcatgttaaatatttttaagataattctatcatgttaaatatttttgagacaatTCTATCATATTTAACCTTCTTTTTTTCCGAAAAATTTTCctacatcttttaattttttttttgtccagAATGTCAATCAAATAAAACTGGATGCAGATTATCCATTACCTCATGTCAGTTATGTTCATTTTTGCTACGTTTTGAGTTGGTCTAGTTTATGTACTACTCTTGCTTTCTTTGTCTATCTGAAACTTGGGTTCTTAACTTCAAGCTGCCTAAAATAAAGTCTGTAGAACATGTTATGCTACAGCTGGACCGTGATATTCTTGATGACAATATCTTAAAATGCTactcatatatttttgttgtattttattattgtacCCTATTCAAAGTGTAAACTGGTCATAGTTTTTTGCTTTTCGACGGTCCTCTAATTTTGTTAACTCTCATTGTCCATTTTCGTTCAGTTCCAAAAATAAACTAGACCATGACATATTCACCATGATTCTTGTTCTTTCTTGATATCAAAACTGTTTGCTTATAGAAAAAGTTGTCTCATTTTTTTCATAACTTATGAATTCAATAATGATCTAGGTTGAGACACTCTCAATAGAAGACTTGGCTTCCAGATTGACATTGACAGCTGATGCCGCATCAGTTAGACCccttcttcttccagatacttctATCACTTTAATGGATGTATGTCTATAATCTTTAAAGTTATATGTTAGTTGAATTTCTGAATGTGTTTGTAAATATGTCCTAACTCCCTTCTTTGGTTTTTTTAGAATATTGACTATCAGGTTACAGAAAGCTATCCTTAATACACTTTGTTGTTGTCATGTTAAGTATTTTACATTTGTTCCTCTCTGGAATTTTAGGACATTAATCATTCAAGTTAAGTATATGCTACTGTATTATGCTTTATAGGTGAGTTGCAGTAACATAAGCATATATTCTTCTCACATGAAACAATAACATAATACGTACACACAATATGTAGCACAATAAATGTTTTATAATAAAGACTGAAAGTTTATCTGATTGGtttttatactttgcatttttatgtagccaagtgatgtGGCTAGTAGGCCAATTTTGCCTATGGATACAAGGAGACCACGTGATGATAGTGATTCTAACGACAGTTGTTGATTTCATTGCAAATTGTCTTGGATACtcaattatgatgatgtaattgtgtCGTTTGagtgaatcttagaatattgaaggttttgtgtttaaatttaattttggaatttgaagatactagttaatgttgaaaatttggagtttgaagatgctAATgttgtaaatttaatttttgaagtttaatgttcaatgtattttgAAGATGCTTGtgaattacaatgtttaattagttatgttgtgttaatgatatatgaattaaataaatattgaattgtTGGTTATGcctaaggaacaattaaatttgagctaaaattataatttataatttgttattgaaaattgatgagtccttctaatttttttttaagaaaataaatttgtgGAGGTTTTAAACTGccacaatttttaaataaaaagttattataaaaaaattaaatttagagtaacgGAGGTATCGACCACCGCAAAATAACCCGCAAACTAATTATGGGGGTCCAAAAAAAACTGCCACAAATTATTTGTGATGGCTCGTATTGTGAGGGTTTTGGAAACCACTGGAATCACAATTTGCAGGGGTTTTAAACCACCGCAAACCTTAAAATTAACCCCTGCAATTTGACCCATTTTTTATAGTGGTTATAGATGATGATTTACACATTTGATTGCTTGCTATATGTGGTATAACATATGAGTCTTGAGTAactctaatcttgatgatttctaccatgaaaatggccTTAGTAAAGGCATGctcacaaggtgtttgtgaaaatgtccaaGTAAATTGTCTAGTCTTATATTGGTGATGCTTtaaactagggcaatggcccaataaTTATGAATATTTGTTAAATGATATTGTGAAGGTATTATAAGGCATGTATGCTGAAATTCATGACCTTTTTGGTTGATGGTTAATGAGGGGTTAAAGTcattaaacatgaaaatgaacttgaattgtgtgttgaactaaaatatggtatgaatgtggtataagatttctaatgaaatatgaatagtttgtgagggtcttgatgaccataaattgaattgtataatgaattgaattaaggtattggcctattgaaatggttgagcaacaaAGGCTCCCATGGGGACCATGTGGTCGTGTGATATGTTGAATTGTCTAAATAGGTTAAAGCCCTTAAGTTTGAATTGAATAGATGATAATGAATGGACAAAGCGttggagtcccaatgtcgactaatgatagtcgTAATGGCTTGTGGTTAAATTCCCCTACCTAATGAAAGGGCTTGAAGTTAAAGTCCCCCGCCTAATGAAATcgcttatggttaaagtcccttgcacaaTGAAGTCTCTTGAGGTTGAAGTGCCTCGCCAAATGAAATGGattgggttagagtcccctatctaatatggaatgaggttagagtccttttcCTATTGTGTaggcatgtggttagagtcccttacctaAATAATTGTGAGtgtatggttagagtcccttgcttgaatggatgtgtatgtggttagagtccccttCTTAATGAGCGCATACATGGTTAAAGTCCTTCATCTAAGTTATACGTGAATGTGGTTAAAGCCCCATACCTAATAAGAATTGTTGAATCTAAGTTTGGAAAGATCGGCATCCTCCACTTTGTGTCACATGAttgagtactttgagaatgtTTTCATAACTTTTTTACTTGTTTAGCATGTGATATACCGATATGTATGGATAAGTTCatgaatatggttgaatatgatatattgtctTGTTGTTAATTGATGacgctattttatccttatccttgagtaacatgctagcactccaacctcTAACTATATCCGGACGCTAAGTACCCATGAAACATAGGGGCTcgagcatcatcttctcttcttacacagtgattaggtgatcgaagtggttcatgcattgactttgaagtggtgagcttttttatttcataatacattccttcttggtctcctatctttagacttagtcttactCTTACTTGGTTTTGCAATTATCgagggcttgtcccgacatatacatttctaaacattagtttgtatagaggtattatgggtgactgtggacttgggtgtaatGGCTAGTTTGATGaatcaaatgaagtgtttagacatgtttaagttatgacttgtagtatgCTTTTCGCTATCTTATCTTTTGGTTGGAATTCCTCCGACCCTcatgatttatattgatgattaggttgggttattgggGCGACCTTCGATTCATGTAGGCTTGAGGTGGCCATACGAAATGGCCCAATTTCAGGTTGTGTAAATAATAACCATCCAAGCCCAAGAAAGTCCTAATATTGGCTGGGGTCTTGGGTATAGGACatttcttaactacctcaactttctATAGATCCACCTTggtcccctcactagaaacaatatgcctAATAAAGGTTACAACACAGTTCTTAAGAATCTGTAacacaatttggaggtgattgtcatgatcctccccactcttagagtacaccaagatgacATCAATGCAAACTATCAAAATCAAGTCCAAAAATTTCCTAAACACCCGATTTATAAGATCTATGAAAGTATccaattagtcaacccaaatgacataaccaggaactcataatgaccataccaagtttggaaagcagtcttgggaatattgACCTCCTAAATTTTTAAATGATGATAGCCtgaacaaagatcaatcttaaagaaacacctagcaccctgaagttgggtgaaaagatcatcaatcctaggaagagggtacttatttttcactatcaccttattcaactgacaataGTCCATACAAATCGAAAGATACCCATACTTTTTTCGCACGAAAAGTACAGAAGCACCTTATGGGGAAACAATAGGATGAAagaaacctttatcaagaagatcctttaatttctttttagctTCTTTAATTAAGCCGGAGCCATCCCATAAGGTGGAATGGAAATTGGATATGTATTCggtaaaagatcaatcccaaaatctatatTGCTATCGGAAGGGATCCCAGGAAAATTATCGGGAAGCACTTCAGCAAACTCATTAACTATATAGATAGATTACAAAGGACTTACataactagaatccttaacctgaacTAGTTGACACTGACAccattttgaaatcaacttctaagatctaagataggaaataaacctctatTTAGGCACTAAGGAGCTCCCCTCTCATACTATCACCAGCTCATTAGGAAATtaaaaactgaccttttgggtcctataatctagagaagcatagcatgaatggagacaatccatccataatattatatcaaaattaacCGTGTCAAGTTctactaaataaaataatgtctCCCAATGAAATATGGAGACTACACAGCCCCTATAGATTTTCCTAGCCATAATAGATACCCACTGGACTAGAAATAAAAATGGGGTCAGATATAATTTTAGGAATAATACCAATGcatacagccacataaggggtcataaaAGATAAGATAGAACCtgaatcaagaaaacaataaacatcacgaaagaagagctgtaacataccagtagcAATATTTAGATatgcctcagactcctaacgTGCAACAAGTGCATAGATACGATTCCATCTAGTGCTGGTAGCAGAAGTAAGGCCTATTGTATCTTGTTTAGATGATAAGAAGATGAATATAAGGTACAAAGTCCCTGAATGTTCAAGGGTACAGTACAGTTGTCACGCATCCgtatagttttgtcctcttgtgtaacaaattgTACAGGTTCTTGTTGTACTACTTAGGACGCATAGTCCATTAATATTTCAACCCTGATCATAAATCcactataaaataaaaaggatgCTTCATTATaaagtagttcttgcatattcaAAATAGGTGAGCTAAAGAGAAAAAGAGGCAAAAACTCCAAATTTAACATTGCTCAAGCTCTTAGTTGTATGTATGTGCTGAAATAAAAATTGTTCTTAAGTGAGTCCTGAATTGTAATTGAAATACTCAAGTTGTAAGGGTAATGATCTTTTCTTGTTGATTTGAGAGCGCTTTAGGTAAATTTACCTAAGCTTGAAACTCATTAGAGTTAACCAGTGTTAAGTAGTTTGGACAGAGTTGTCAAGGTGAAGTTGTAGTATAGTTACTACAAGATGGagaagcctagagttaggttcattggagtttgtaatcaagattttgattatagtaaaatatttgaaagtttATGGGGGTAAGCCTTAGTTTCTCCTCCTGGAGTAAGGGagtttccacattaaatcttatgttttttaCTCTTCCTACACTGTATTATGTTCCATGCTGCTTTACTATATTTTTGCCTATGATTAAATTTAGGGACCTGGTCACTTACAGTGTCGTACAATCCCCAGGgtttcaataattggtatcaaagatagaacactctaaaaggttgATACCTAGAGGGATTTGGTTAGCATGGCTACTCCACCTAACCTGAAAAAAGAGCAATCTACCACTAGGCCACATAGATTTAATAGGCAGTACTATGGGTAGCAGAAAACCaagatgtttgactttattatggctgagaATAGTGAGTTGATGGTCATAATTATTGATAGTCCTCATGTTCCTATTAGAGAagtcaaagaagaagaaatgacaAGAATGGTTGTTAAAAGTAGGAGCGAGttcaatgatgaagatagaaagaaagttgaaaagaATTACAAGGCGAAGAAATTGTTAGTTTGTGGTATAAGACCCGATGAATACAAAAAGATTTCTGCCtgtgaaaatgccaaaaagatcTGGGATTGCTCATAAAGGtactactgatgtgaaggattctaaaatggatatgctgactactcagtatATAACtttaccatgaaagaaggagaaataatccAATAAATACATACAGGATTAACTTCAATTACAAATGAGCTTCACTACTTGGGAGAAGTGATTCCTTCATACAAGCAAGTGAAAAATATTCTTTGTGTTCTTCTTAAGTCCTAGAAAAGAAAAGTGAATACTATAACTGAGGCAAGAAACCTAATGAACCTCAGTATGGATTAACTAATTGGAAATCTGAAAACCACAAGCTTAAGAAGCAATAAGGACTGGATAAAAATGGCATAAAAAGAGAAATATCCTTAGCATTAAAAGCTTTAGAACATGATTCAGCAtaagaagacactgatgttgcctatttggccAAAAGGATTGTCAAAGCTATGAGGAAAAGTAGTCAGTTCTAAAAAGGAGGAAGCAATGTTGAGATTTATCACAAATGTGGATGTCCTGATCATTTCATCAAGGATTGTCCAATGCACAAATTGGACTATCAGGAATATCTCAAGGATGgaagtgacaaaagaaaaactagggacctggtccctgaaAAATCAAGAAGGAAGACTGCAGCTGAGTATATGGTAAAGCAAGCTCTGGCAGCATAGGGAAATACTTCCTATGAGAGAAGTCTAGAGATATTTCCATGATAGAAATGGAAGACAATCTAGTttctatgattccttgtttgcatTCATGGCAAACctaaaaaaagaagaggaaaatggGGTAACACTTTCCAACATTAAGGAAAACCTAGATAACTACTATTCTTGGAAGATAAAAAAACTTACAAGTTTGTTGATAGACTCTGTACATAAACTAACCACTGAGAAGAATACCTTAGAGTaaaaagtagagaatcaagagcaTGAGTTGATTGCCTTAACTTTTTAGATATCTAAAACTGAAGAAATGGTCACtaaattgaaatctgaaaatctgagttGTATGAGTCAaattatgaaggaaaatattttagaTGTTAAAGAGAAGAAGGAAGCTTCAAGTTTTCAAATTGAACTTGAAGAGAAACTCTAGATTTCTCAAAAAACACCATATGTCTACACTTTACACaaatgaagagttagaaagggacctagtCCTTTTGATAGAAGAGTGAACTGCTTCTTTATAGATTCTTTATAATTTGACTAGTCAGGGTGTTAATAATGAAAAAGTTCTGGGCTATCAAGGAGAATTTAAACCTTCTGGGTCTAAAGGGAATGTTGCCAATGATGTTAAAAACAAAGGGCATAAACTTCTATGGAATCATTGTGGAAAATACAGGCACACCAAGGAAAATTGTCAAAACTTAATGAGAGAAAGAATGAATAGTTTCAGATATGTTCAGAAGAAGAATATACAAACTAAGGGATTCAAGTCTTTAAAAAGGGTTGAAAGaaactctctacctagatgggccaaGAAGGTTTTAACCACACCATTAtcctcctactgggaactcaagcACAAGTGGTTTCCCAAAACAAACAAGTGATCATGGTACCAGGTATGAGAAAAGGAATTGCAGTTAGAAATAGCTCATTGATAGGGTATGTGCAAGATTAATTTTGGAAAATTTGACTGGATTCTCTCCCTCAAGACACTTGAAgataaaagtgtctcattttgaaatagttgatttcaaaggacaTGTTCCTAAAGGAATTCATCTTAGAAGAAGGAACTTGAGGCTGTGTGAGTGAAATAAATTCTGGGACTTGGTCCTCAGACCTATTCTACAGAATAAGTTAAGACTGAGCTTGATCAAAATACTCTAACCTAATATTTGAGTCAGTTTCACTCCTCAAAATTTTCTATGTTAAGGAGAAAAGTATCCATGATAAATTAGGTTCATGATAATCTAACTTAGCTcgatacctttgcaggtatacatcCATGGGAACATCTTTTGGAGGAAACTAGTTAAGAGAAACACAAGTAAagaattcactcaagaaagagagggacctggtacCATCTCTTAAGTTAGTACCTATATAGTATGCCTTAAAAATTCAAACAATCTCTCTTTAACAAGGCCACATGTCTTCtcctatataaaaaaatttaccaATTTGATTCAAATGTGAAGAGTCGCACCTTTATAATCAAACATGTCTATTCAAAAAGGTATCTCTTAAAAGTCAAATGGTCATTTCCTTAGTTGTAAAATCAAATCATTTTATTTCACTCTCTTTCAAATTAACTCAGTGCCTTCTTATAAATAATTCACTTAATCAAAACTGGTCCTTTTTTTCACTCATAAAGATTCAAAATGGCATAAATCCTAGTTGAAActattccagtcaaaat is from Capsicum annuum cultivar UCD-10X-F1 chromosome 5, UCD10Xv1.1, whole genome shotgun sequence and encodes:
- the LOC107870749 gene encoding uncharacterized protein LOC107870749: MVIATLYSIHCYSGVCGWPLPSVSAFSPVYSNFYNSQFPGLLSYNEAIIEVETLSIEDLASRLTLTADAASVRPLLLPDTSITLMDPSDVASRPILPMDTRRPRDDSDSNDSC